A genome region from Magnolia sinica isolate HGM2019 chromosome 8, MsV1, whole genome shotgun sequence includes the following:
- the LOC131252989 gene encoding uncharacterized protein LOC131252989, translating into MSSYNNSNPSSFDNLLLQSLMGRLHLRPPYLHTNSFLSQSLSDFLVDPNAPISSLSDDEDDSEKTHLAKEESKLEKAIIRLILSGDTGDLKPNSGQAVTVGDHHICVGFHEEKGSDYRVWEWHGHIMLFDEENGYTPEYIYGNYFERRARVEARGSDGDGGEEEEEKEKEKESGGGNLGLRELIGGGDEMNSRILRRNLNVGSPR; encoded by the coding sequence ATGAGCTCCTACAACAACAGCAATCCCTCTTCCTTTGATAATCTCCTCCTCCAAAGCCTCATGGGCAGGCTCCATCTCCGCCCTCCATATCTCCACACCAACTCCTTCCTCTCTCAATCCCTCTCTGACTTCCTGGTGGACCCCAACGCCCCGATCTCCTCACTATCCGACGACGAGGACGATTCCGAGAAGACCCATCTCGCCAAAGAGGAATCCAAGCTCGAGAAGGCCATCATCCGTCTCATCCTCTCTGGCGACACTGGCGACTTAAAGCCCAATTCGGGCCAGGCCGTAACAGTCGGCGATCACCACATCTGCGTCGGTTTCCACGAAGAGAAAGGATCTGATTACCGGGTCTGGGAGTGGCACGGGCACATCATGTTGTTTGATGAGGAGAACGGGTACACGCCGGAGTATATATACGGGAACTACTTTGAGAGGCGGGCCCGGGTGGAAGCCCGTGGCAGTGACGGTGACGgtggggaggaggaggaggagaaggagaaggagaaggagagtgGAGGTGGGAATCTCGGGCTGCGGGAGCTGATCGGAGGTGGGGATGAGATGAACAGTCGGATTCTTAGGAGGAATTTGAATGTGGGGTCGCCGAGGTAA